The Ralstonia pickettii DTP0602 genome segment GCAAACGCATCGGCATGCTCGACACGCTCGGCCCAGGCGCCGCAGGCCCGCGCCATGGCCACGAAATCGGGATTGCGGATGCCGGTGCCGCTGACGCGCCCCGGATAGCGCTTCTCCTGGTGCATGCGGATGGTGCCGTACATGCCGTTGTTGACCAGCACGACGATGACGTTGGCCCCCGCCTCCGCCGCGGTCGCCAGTTCCTGCGGATACATCAGGAAGCAGCCGTCGCCGGCAAAGCAGACCACGGTCTGCTCCGGATTTCTCAGCTTGGCCGCGATGGCTGCCGGCAGGCCGTAGCCCATGGCGCCGCAGGTAGAGGCCAGCTCGGTGCGCGGCTGCCGGTAGGCGAAGAAGCGGTGCAGCCAGACGGTGTAGTTGCCAGCGCCGTTGCTCAGGATGGCGTCGTCGGGCAGCGTCTGGTCGAGGTGCTGCATCACCTTGTTCAGGTTGACACCGCGCAGTTGCGCGTTCGGCGCCACCGGCGTCGCAAAGGCGACGTGGTCGGCGCGCGCGGCGCGGGTCCATTGCGCCCAGCGCGGCGATTCCGGCGCGCCCAGCGCGGCGAGCATGCGCGTGCCGGGCACGATGCCGGCCTGGATCGCCAGCTCGGCCTGGTACACGCGGCCCAGCTCGGCGCTGTCGGCATGGACATGCACCAGGCGCTGGCGCGGGCGCGGCGGCTCCAGCAACTGGTAGCCGTCGGTCGCGATGTCGCCCAGGCGGGTGCCGAACGCGAGGATCAGGTCGGCATCGCGCACGCGCTGGGCCAGGCGCGGGTTGACGCCCAGGCTCAGGTGGCCGGCATAGTGTTCATCGCGGTTGTCGAAGACGTCCTGACGGCGGAAGGCGCAGGCCACCGGCAAGTTCCATGCCTTGATGAAGGCGGCAAAGTCCTCGGCCGCTTGAGCGGTCCAGCCCGCGCCGCCGGCGATCACCAGCGGGCGTTCGGCGCCGGCCAGCGCGGCGCGCAGCGACTGGGCATCTTCCTGCGACGGCGAGGCCGTGACCGGCTGGTACGGTGCCGCATCGGCGCATTCGCACAGGCCGTCGAGCACGTCCTCGGGCAGCGCCAGCACCACCGGGCCAGGCCGGCCCGAGGTCGCGCACTGGAAGGCCCTGGCGACCAGTTCCGGGATGCGCGCGGGATCGTCGATCTGCGCCACCCACTTGGCCATGCCGCCGAACATCGCTACGTAATCCACTTCCTGGAACGCCTCGCGCCCCACGTGCTGGCGCGCGATCTGGCCGACGAACAGGATCATCGGCGTCGAATCCTGCGCGGCAATATGCACCCCGATGCTGGCGTGGGTGGCGCCCGGGCCTCGGGTCACGAAGCAGATGCCGGGGCGGCCGGTCAGCTTGCCGTCGGCCTCGGCCATGTTTGCCGCCGCACCCTCATGCTTGCAGACCACCAGGTCGATGGCGGGCTGGTCGTGCAGTGCATCCAGCACGTCGAGGAAGCTCTCGCCCGGCACGCAGTAGATGCGATCGGCGCCATGCAGGCACAACGCGTCCACCAGCACGCGGCCGCCGGTGCGCTGGATTGGCGTCTGGGGTACGGATGAATGGGCGGGGGAAAAGGCGGATTGAGGCGTCATGGCGGGTCAGCAGATTCGGGTGGGGATGCACAGGGCAGATTGTTGCCTTGCCCCCGCCGCCACTGCCCGCGTCTTCCTGCATGCCTGCTATGCAGAAAACACAAGGCTCGACCCGCTGCCAGCTAGTAGATTGCTGGCAGGCCGCAAGGCGGCCCCCACAAGAAAATCAGGAGACAACCCCATGCCAGACCTCACCTGCCGGCAGGACGCCTGCCTTACGCGACGGATTGCCCCGCGCCTGGCCCCGCATCTGGCCTTAGCATCGCTCGCCGCGCTGGCCATCGCGGCCCTGCCCGCCAAGCCGGCGCGGGCGCAGGACGGCTGGCCGGCCAAGCCCATCACCTATATCGTGCCGTTCGCGGCCGGCGGCTCCACCGACGTGCTCGGCCGCCTGATCGGCCAGCGGCTGTCGCAAGCGCTCGGCCAGCCCGTGGTGATCGAGAACCGTGCCGGCGCCGGCGGCAATATCGGCACCGACTATGTCGCCAAGGCGGCGCCGGATGGATACACGCTGGTCGGCGGGACCATCAGTTCCCATGCGATCAACGTCAGCCTGTACCCGAAGATGCCGTATGACCCGGTGAAGAACTTCCAGCCGGTGGCGCTGATCGGCACCCTGCCCAACGTGCTGGTGGTCAATGCCAGCAGCCCGTGGAAATCGGTGCAGGACGTGATCGCCGCGGCCAAGGCGCGCCCGGCCGGGGTCAGCTTTGGC includes the following:
- a CDS encoding MFS transporter, encoding MPDLTCRQDACLTRRIAPRLAPHLALASLAALAIAALPAKPARAQDGWPAKPITYIVPFAAGGSTDVLGRLIGQRLSQALGQPVVIENRAGAGGNIGTDYVAKAAPDGYTLVGGTISSHAINVSLYPKMPYDPVKNFQPVALIGTLPNVLVVNASSPWKSVQDVIAAAKARPAGVSFGSSGNGTSQHLSGELFASMAGLKLLHVPFKGSSPAVQALLGNQVDMVFENSIAAMPLIQAGKLRALASTGPRRAPELPDVPTVAESGLKGYEIVSWQAIFAPAGTPMPIVNRLSAEIGKIIHEPEVRNRLVNMGIEPSGAGPAELSAFQKAEVAKWGKLVKSAGIRVE
- a CDS encoding thiamine pyrophosphate protein (K01652: E2.2.1.6L, ilvB, ilvG, ilvI; acetolactate synthase I/II/III large subunit [EC:2.2.1.6]), yielding MTPQSAFSPAHSSVPQTPIQRTGGRVLVDALCLHGADRIYCVPGESFLDVLDALHDQPAIDLVVCKHEGAAANMAEADGKLTGRPGICFVTRGPGATHASIGVHIAAQDSTPMILFVGQIARQHVGREAFQEVDYVAMFGGMAKWVAQIDDPARIPELVARAFQCATSGRPGPVVLALPEDVLDGLCECADAAPYQPVTASPSQEDAQSLRAALAGAERPLVIAGGAGWTAQAAEDFAAFIKAWNLPVACAFRRQDVFDNRDEHYAGHLSLGVNPRLAQRVRDADLILAFGTRLGDIATDGYQLLEPPRPRQRLVHVHADSAELGRVYQAELAIQAGIVPGTRMLAALGAPESPRWAQWTRAARADHVAFATPVAPNAQLRGVNLNKVMQHLDQTLPDDAILSNGAGNYTVWLHRFFAYRQPRTELASTCGAMGYGLPAAIAAKLRNPEQTVVCFAGDGCFLMYPQELATAAEAGANVIVVLVNNGMYGTIRMHQEKRYPGRVSGTGIRNPDFVAMARACGAWAERVEHADAFAGAFERANAAGTPALIELVTDPRQITPAMWVDQ